The Elaeis guineensis isolate ETL-2024a chromosome 13, EG11, whole genome shotgun sequence genome includes a region encoding these proteins:
- the LOC105056001 gene encoding uncharacterized protein, translated as MDEEARERGIISGTLGIVEPKGGERINWTGKTSSRGSPSFSNSDAKPLPRYLQTSVKSCHDFCKYGRKHGFEGKERHSFLRRSRNNVVTGEEQNEAKALDFGERGKRPVSKPKASPMQRIEFSDKPKAIKNKALSATKGPGFLEKHVSKELQTLSPGHKNIASGKRAILAASPENEQIKLKSLDTRGRKERQIIKQRSPLQTKTFLNKPKVLKQKDPSCGNEVDACGKPGTMKEKTVLSAKKAMASVKPKLLRQISVKKPVTAAKPVIIKPKATGPPKSIGISAKPEISLKAKKTPEVKSASPLTPSAGLASRRNREHKTSQVLGKTKVGEGKVLRPSTASLPAKSARNGVSNLQLTKHTNAKLATPVKGQENVENTAHDSGEKVEKAEHDIDGNEEKTLFVIEPKEENADLDLMQQISDGHQTLESISLDEEEVEEPESVSGFSKSSESLFDDVGTESNSSDELSKGEDRRRPRRTSTIHPEDNIPAPYRLKFRRGRVIELQPESNGPRRLIFRRRGVAGENPNGRLVGRRSFRRRNGMDVSNDPNPQAQGVVLRHQDEQGKKGTQSLFNNVIEETASKLVETRKSKVKALVGAFETVISLQDSKPASTA; from the coding sequence ATGGACGAGGAGGCAAGAGAGAGGGGTATTATCTCAGGAACCCTGGGGATTGTTGAGCCTAAAGGAGGGGAGAGGATAAATTGGACCGGGAAAACATCTTCTAGAGGCTCACCTTCTTTTTCGAACAGTGATGCAAAGCCTCTGCCTCGATATCTCCAAACTTCTGTAAAGTCATGCCATGATTTTTGTAAGTATGGAAGGAAACATGGTTTTGAAGGGAAGGAAAGGCATTCCTTTCTTCGCAGATCAAGAAATAATGTTGTCACGGGTGAAGAGCAAAATGAGGCAAAAGCTTTGGATTTCGGAGAAAGAGGGAAGAGACCTGTAAGTAAACCGAAAGCCTCACCGATGCAGAGAATTGAATTTTCTGATAAACCAAAAGCCATCAAGAATAAGGCTTTGTCAGCAACCAAGGGACCTGGATTCTTGGAGAAACATGTCAGCAAGGAGTTGCAGACTCTGTCACCTGGCCATAAAAACATTGCATCCGGCAAGCGGGCAATTCTCGCTGCATCCCCAGAAAATGAACAGATAAAGTTAAAAAGCCTCGACACACGTGGCAGAAAGGAGAGACAGATAATTAAACAGAGGTCTCCACTGCAGACAAAAACTTTCCTGAACAAgcccaaagttttgaagcaaaaaGATCCATCCTGTGGCAATGAAGTTGATGCATGCGGGAAGCCTGGTACGATGAAGGAAAAGACCGTGTTATCTGCCAAGAAAGCTATGGCATCTGTTAAGCCCAAATTGCTCAGGCAGATATCTGTGAAGAAACCTGTGACAGCTGCTAAACCAGTTATTATTAAGCCAAAGGCAACGGGGCCTCCCAAGAGTATTGGTATCTCTGCTAAACCTGAAATCTCTTTGAAGGCAAAGAAGACTCCAGAGGTAAAGTCTGCATCCCCATTAACTCCTTCAGCAGGTTTAGCTAGTCGAAGGAATCGGGAGCACAAGACATCTCAGGTTCTGGGAAAGACAAAAGTTGGAGAAGGAAAAGTATTGAGACCATCAACAGCTTCTTTGCCTGCCAAGTCTGCTCGTAATGGTGTCTCAAACTTGCAACTGACGAAGCATACCAATGCAAAGCTCGCTACTCCTGTAAAAGGTCAAGAAAATGTTGAAAATACCGCACATGATAGTGGAGAAAAGGTTGAAAAGGCTGAACATGACATTGATGGGAATGAGGAGAAAACATTGTTTGTCATTGAGCCCAAAGAAGAGAATGCTGATTTGGACTTGATGCAGCAAATATCTGATGGCCACCAGACATTAGAATCAATTTCGCTTGACGAGGAAGAGGTTGAGGAACCTGAATCTGTGTCTGGATTTAGTAAGTCAAGTGAATCACTATTTGATGATGTGGGAACGGAAAGCAACAGCAGTGATGAATTATCAAAGGGTGAAGACAGGAGAAGACCACGAAGAACTTCAACCATTCACCCAGAAGATAATATTCCTGCGCCTTACAGATTGAAGTTTAGGAGAGGTAGAGTAATTGAACTGCAGCCTGAGAGCAATGGTCCAAGAAGGCTCATATTCAGGAGAAGAGGAGTGGCGGGTGAGAACCCAAATGGTCGTCTAGTAGGGAGGAGAAGTTTTAGGCGGAGGAATGGGATGGATGTCTCAAATGATCCAAATCCACAAGCTCAAGGTGTGGTCCTGAGGCATCAAGATGAACAGGGGAAGAAAGGGACTCAGAGTCTGTTCAATAATGTGATTGAAGAAACTGCAAGTAAGCTTGTAGAGACCAGGAAGAGCAAGGTGAAAGCTTTGGTGGGCGCTTTTGAGACTGTGATCTCCCTTCAGGATAGCAAACCAGCATCTACAGCCTAG
- the LOC105055999 gene encoding EID1-like F-box protein 2: protein MMLVVKQYRCTHSSTCICMKGHLSEDAIFLVFQHLNWNPRLIAVMSCVCKWFDEIAKRVLWKEFCRTRAPKMMLDLQSSGSHSVDGNWKALGKLLIYCSGCSKGGLFNTVHILGHFVYRSRFSRTSGKSFLIPQCRTDVLYVSDPCEHLDQGEEGDVGFFRGVFKSFSVSRVRKMLIDRQAKFHPTEVCPYCKAKLWSMLQANMIPRSAASRLDAYDDSIEYYVCLNGHMLGICTLLPLSDSEEVSELE from the coding sequence ATGATGTTGGTAGTAAAGCAGTATCGCTGCACACACTCATCAACTTGTATATGTATGAAAGGTCATCTGAGTGAGGATGCAATTTTTCTTGTGTTTCAACACCTAAATTGGAACCCCAGATTGATTGCTGTAATGTCATGTGTTTGCAAATGGTTTGATGAGATCGCCAAGCGGGTTTTGTGGAAGGAGTTTTGCCGAACAAGGGCTCCGAAGATGATGCTAGATTTGCAATCCAGTGGAAGCCACAGTGTTGATGGAAACTGGAAAGCACTTGGGAAGCTTCTTATCTATTGTTCAGGTTGCAGCAAAGGGGGTCTGTTTAATACCGTCCATATTCTGGGTCACTTTGTTTACAGGAGTCGGTTTTCTAGGACTTCAGGGAAAAGTTTTCTTATTCCACAATGCAGAACAGATGTGTTGTATGTATCAGACCCTTGTGAGCATCTTGATCAGGGAGAAGAGGGTGATGTGGGCTTTTTTCGTGGTGTCTTCAAGTCATTTTCTGTTTCAAGAGTTAGGAAGATGCTGATTGACAGGCAGGCAAAGTTTCATCCCACAGAGGTGTGTCCGTACTGTAAAGCAAAGTTGTGGAGCATGCTGCAAGCAAACATGATACCAAGGAGTGCTGCCAGCAGGTTAGATGCTTATGATGATTCCATAGAGTATTATGTATGCCTCAATGGCCATATGCTGGGAATATGCACTCTCTTACCACTCTCAGACTCGGAGGAGGTGTCAGAGTTGGAGTGA
- the LOC105056000 gene encoding uncharacterized protein isoform X2, with product MDKTSRVRFSGLGQETEDDRRNTREGRLPLQQKVSFKEERKKTQNWFQGQSSGQMSQVDDARDGEFETAIAAAAYAITLLEEESGSAFIKTTSKREESLNKPTDSSKTSRWFSGTEEKDGKSPGGSSMRKSETLDLKDSAANHKVAGKEMQTTPTIKKTPTSPDKYLNDRGSKRFGQRQDQGGQQEPSMIKPRASVSGTGNGGWKRAKSNTAETKADAWEKAKMARIKMRFDKANATILEWETEKKAKARHRLERKERESEWRRARAVQEYRNELSRIEKIVGTAKALEEERKRNDEYKTMEKARKIRLTGKVPHACPCL from the exons ATGGACAAAACATCAAG GGTACGATTTTCTGGTTTAGGACAGGAAACTGAGGACGATCGCCGCAATACAAGAGAAGGCAGGCTACCTCTGCAGCAGAAAGTTTCCTTCAAGGAAG aaagaaagaagacacAGAACTGGTTCCAGGGGCAATCCTCTGGCCAAATGAGCCAGGTAGATGATGCACGAGATGGTGAGTTTGAGACTGCCATTGCCGCAGCTGCATACGCTATCACGCTACTGGAAGAAGAATCAGGAAGCGCTTTTATCAAGACCACAAGCAAAAGAGAAGAAAGCTTGAATAAGCCAACTGATAGCAGCAAAACTTCCAGATGGTTCAGTGGTACTGAGGAAAAAGATGGGAAATCCCCAG GGGGCAGTTCCATGAGAAAGTCAGAAACGTTAGACCTGAAAGATTCTGCTGCTAATCACAAAGTGGCAGGAAAAGAAATGCAGACCACTCCTACGATCAAGAAAACACCTACTTCCCCCGACAAGTATCTAAATGACAGAGGTAGCAAGAGATTTGGACAGCGACAAGATCAAGGAGGGCAACAAGAACCATCCATGATAAAACCTAGAGCTTCAGTTTCTGGAACAGGAAATGGGGGTTGGAAGAGGGCAAAATCCAATACAGCGGAAACAAAAGCAGATGCCTGGGAGAAAGCAAAGATGGCTAGGATAAAAATGCG GTTTGACAAGGCGAATGCCACCATCCTGGAGTGGGAGACTGAGAAGAAGGCGAAAGCCAGACATCGATTGGAGCGAAAAGAG AGGGAATCGGAATGGAGGCGAGCAAGAGCAGTACAAGAATATCGTAATGAGCTGTCAAGGATTGAAAAAATTGTTGGTACAGCAAAAGCCctcgaagaagaaagaaaaagaaatgatgaATATAAGACAATGGAGAAGGCCAGGAAGATACGATTGACAGGGAAAGTCCCCCATGCATGCCCCTGCTTATGA
- the LOC105056000 gene encoding uncharacterized protein isoform X1 — MDKTSRVRFSGLGQETEDDRRNTREGRLPLQQKVSFKEERKKTQNWFQGQSSGQMSQVDDARDGEFETAIAAAAYAITLLEEESGSAFIKTTSKREESLNKPTDSSKTSRWFSGTEEKDGKSPVSGGSSMRKSETLDLKDSAANHKVAGKEMQTTPTIKKTPTSPDKYLNDRGSKRFGQRQDQGGQQEPSMIKPRASVSGTGNGGWKRAKSNTAETKADAWEKAKMARIKMRFDKANATILEWETEKKAKARHRLERKERESEWRRARAVQEYRNELSRIEKIVGTAKALEEERKRNDEYKTMEKARKIRLTGKVPHACPCL, encoded by the exons ATGGACAAAACATCAAG GGTACGATTTTCTGGTTTAGGACAGGAAACTGAGGACGATCGCCGCAATACAAGAGAAGGCAGGCTACCTCTGCAGCAGAAAGTTTCCTTCAAGGAAG aaagaaagaagacacAGAACTGGTTCCAGGGGCAATCCTCTGGCCAAATGAGCCAGGTAGATGATGCACGAGATGGTGAGTTTGAGACTGCCATTGCCGCAGCTGCATACGCTATCACGCTACTGGAAGAAGAATCAGGAAGCGCTTTTATCAAGACCACAAGCAAAAGAGAAGAAAGCTTGAATAAGCCAACTGATAGCAGCAAAACTTCCAGATGGTTCAGTGGTACTGAGGAAAAAGATGGGAAATCCCCAG TTTCAGGGGGCAGTTCCATGAGAAAGTCAGAAACGTTAGACCTGAAAGATTCTGCTGCTAATCACAAAGTGGCAGGAAAAGAAATGCAGACCACTCCTACGATCAAGAAAACACCTACTTCCCCCGACAAGTATCTAAATGACAGAGGTAGCAAGAGATTTGGACAGCGACAAGATCAAGGAGGGCAACAAGAACCATCCATGATAAAACCTAGAGCTTCAGTTTCTGGAACAGGAAATGGGGGTTGGAAGAGGGCAAAATCCAATACAGCGGAAACAAAAGCAGATGCCTGGGAGAAAGCAAAGATGGCTAGGATAAAAATGCG GTTTGACAAGGCGAATGCCACCATCCTGGAGTGGGAGACTGAGAAGAAGGCGAAAGCCAGACATCGATTGGAGCGAAAAGAG AGGGAATCGGAATGGAGGCGAGCAAGAGCAGTACAAGAATATCGTAATGAGCTGTCAAGGATTGAAAAAATTGTTGGTACAGCAAAAGCCctcgaagaagaaagaaaaagaaatgatgaATATAAGACAATGGAGAAGGCCAGGAAGATACGATTGACAGGGAAAGTCCCCCATGCATGCCCCTGCTTATGA
- the LOC105056000 gene encoding uncharacterized protein isoform X3, with translation MQGNKNFIYAERKKTQNWFQGQSSGQMSQVDDARDGEFETAIAAAAYAITLLEEESGSAFIKTTSKREESLNKPTDSSKTSRWFSGTEEKDGKSPVSGGSSMRKSETLDLKDSAANHKVAGKEMQTTPTIKKTPTSPDKYLNDRGSKRFGQRQDQGGQQEPSMIKPRASVSGTGNGGWKRAKSNTAETKADAWEKAKMARIKMRFDKANATILEWETEKKAKARHRLERKERESEWRRARAVQEYRNELSRIEKIVGTAKALEEERKRNDEYKTMEKARKIRLTGKVPHACPCL, from the exons ATGCAAggaaacaaaaattttatttatgcagaaagaaagaagacacAGAACTGGTTCCAGGGGCAATCCTCTGGCCAAATGAGCCAGGTAGATGATGCACGAGATGGTGAGTTTGAGACTGCCATTGCCGCAGCTGCATACGCTATCACGCTACTGGAAGAAGAATCAGGAAGCGCTTTTATCAAGACCACAAGCAAAAGAGAAGAAAGCTTGAATAAGCCAACTGATAGCAGCAAAACTTCCAGATGGTTCAGTGGTACTGAGGAAAAAGATGGGAAATCCCCAG TTTCAGGGGGCAGTTCCATGAGAAAGTCAGAAACGTTAGACCTGAAAGATTCTGCTGCTAATCACAAAGTGGCAGGAAAAGAAATGCAGACCACTCCTACGATCAAGAAAACACCTACTTCCCCCGACAAGTATCTAAATGACAGAGGTAGCAAGAGATTTGGACAGCGACAAGATCAAGGAGGGCAACAAGAACCATCCATGATAAAACCTAGAGCTTCAGTTTCTGGAACAGGAAATGGGGGTTGGAAGAGGGCAAAATCCAATACAGCGGAAACAAAAGCAGATGCCTGGGAGAAAGCAAAGATGGCTAGGATAAAAATGCG GTTTGACAAGGCGAATGCCACCATCCTGGAGTGGGAGACTGAGAAGAAGGCGAAAGCCAGACATCGATTGGAGCGAAAAGAG AGGGAATCGGAATGGAGGCGAGCAAGAGCAGTACAAGAATATCGTAATGAGCTGTCAAGGATTGAAAAAATTGTTGGTACAGCAAAAGCCctcgaagaagaaagaaaaagaaatgatgaATATAAGACAATGGAGAAGGCCAGGAAGATACGATTGACAGGGAAAGTCCCCCATGCATGCCCCTGCTTATGA